A genomic segment from Cyprinus carpio isolate SPL01 chromosome A4, ASM1834038v1, whole genome shotgun sequence encodes:
- the LOC109068886 gene encoding LOW QUALITY PROTEIN: transmembrane and coiled-coil domain protein 3-like (The sequence of the model RefSeq protein was modified relative to this genomic sequence to represent the inferred CDS: deleted 1 base in 1 codon; substituted 1 base at 1 genomic stop codon), producing the protein MPSAERTLPELERNSFLHCEMAEKCCDVNTLSVPMVMRRGGSETCLDLDSDLVVRDTPRSRTGLDTLQQKVLKVKEQLRIEQNLQDENVAEYLKLINSADKQQSSRIKQVFEKKNQKTAHNIIQLQKKLEQYQRKIKYNHNXNVIKNTPPHSKENEMSKYNLKESVVTGSGRHPHLDKAKTIGPGVSLSPPFFFSKSREIANLIRNKFGSADNIAHLKSTMETGSGLQAEGGARNLSGSATISPKPKYPSDDECSTETSVSIESNGHVTGSGVTGQHNVSGREGGQGENSSRLVEAWEEIRELRETQNLLAEDIETLKTQFKCEFENITQTLQEERYRCERLEDQLNDLTELHQNETANLKQELASVEEKMAYQACERARDIQDALEVCQTRVSKLELQQQQQQVLQLESADAKVLLGKCINIMLAIVTVILVCVSTAAKFSAPLMRSRLHMFGTFVCVCLLVYSWSNWEHLQCAIERMLLPR; encoded by the exons GCGGAGAAATGTTGTGATGTGAACACCCTCAGCGTGCCAATGGTCATGCGTAGAGGAGGTTCAGAAACATGTTTAGATCTGGATTCTGATCTGGTGGTACGGGACACCCCACGATCACGTACTGGTCTGGACACCCTGCAGCAGAAAGTGCTAAAAGTGAAAGAGCAGCTGAGAATTGAGCAAAATTTACAGGATGAGAACGTGGCTGAGTATCTCAAACTCATTAACAGTGCCGACAAGCAGCAGAGCAGCCGTATCAAACAGGTGTTTGAGAAAAAGAACCAGAAAACGGCACACAATATCATTCAGCTTCAGAAGAAGCTGGAGCAGTATCAACGCAAGATCAAATACAACCACAACTAAAATGTAATCAAA AACACCCCACCACACTCCAAAGAAAATGAGATGTCCAAATACAACCTCAAGGAAAGTGTAGTCACAGGAAGTGGGCGCCACCCACATTTGGACAAAGCCAAAACTATTGGCCCGGGAGTTTCACTGTCACCACCGTTCTTCTTCAGCAAATCCAGAGAGATTGCAAACCTCATTCGCAACAAATTTGGGAGCGCGGACAACATTGCACACCTGAAGAGCACCATGGAGACGGGAAGTGGGCTGCAGGCAGAAGGGGGAGCCCGAAATCTGAGCGGCAGCGCCACAATAAGCCCTAAACCCAAATACCCAAGCGATGACGAGTGCTCCACAGAGACATCAGTGTCGATTGAGAGTAATGGTCATGTGACTGGATCAGGTGTGACAGGGCAGCACAATGTGTCTGGGAGAGAAGGAGGCCAAGGGGAAAACAGCAGCCGGCTGGTGGAAGCTTGGGAGGAGATCAGGGAGTTGAGAGAGACTCAGAATCTACTTGCAGAAGACATTGAGACTCTGAAGACCCAGTTTAAATGTGAATTTGAGAATATTACACAAACACTACAAGAGGAGCGGTACAG GTGTGAGCGGTTGGAAGACCAGCTGAACGACCTCACAGAACTCCATCAGAACGAGACCGCAAACCTCAAACAGGAGCTAGCCAGCGTTGAAGAGAAGATGGCCTATCAGGCTTGTGAACGAGCACGAGATATACAG GATGCTTTAGAAGTTTGTCAGACGCGAGTGAGTAAGTTGGAGTtacagcaacaacagcagcaggtCTTGCAGTTGGAAAGCGCCGACGCCAAAGTGCTGCTGGGAAAATGCATCAACATCATGTTGGCCATCGTCACGGTGATCCTAGTCTGTGTCTCCACTGCTGCTAAGTTTTCCGCTCCACTGATGCGGAGTCGGCTACACATGTTTGGGACTTTCGTATGTGTGTGTCTACTGGTTTATAGCTGGAGCAACTGGGAGCATTTGCAGTGTGCAATAGAACGGATGCTGCTGCCCAGATGA